The genomic DNA TCTGAAATTCTCAGCCTGCCCGCGGGTAGAAAGGATGCTCGTATTAATTCGGCAACAGCCCGATCTGTCCAGCAGGCAGGCGACGAGGCAATTGCTAATCCGTTTACTTTCGATTTGCCTGAGGGGTCGCCACAGACTCGTCGTGCTACTGCCAATGCTGCTGAAGGTCGTGGAGAGATTCAACAGATTAATGCCAGATTGCAAGAGCTGGAAAGCCAATACGGTCAGCGTGTCATTGACGAGTATAAATACCTCAAGCAGTCCCGCGACAGTCGAGGTGGCGTAACTCAGGGGCAACTGCAACGCACTCCTGAAGGTGAGGTCATTGGCCGTACAGGACGCACATCTCAGAACCCACTTTGGTATCAAGAATTTCACCGGGCTAATGGGAAAGCGCCGAGCAACAAAGATTTATATAAACTGGCACAGGAACGTGTTGATAACGGCTTTATGGATGAGTCAGGACGTGTGCCGTCATGGAGAGAAACAAGCGGGTTTGACGAACAAGTAGCAGCATATACAGCGGCTCGGGATAATTTACGAGCTGGCGTGCAAGAGCTTGACCCTGCTTTGCGCGTTACTGATCAACCGCTTGTATCGAGCCAGTTAAAACAAGAGGGATCAGGCCCACGTGTAAATGAATCATCTATTAATAATCAGAAGACATTTGATATTAATGATTCTGCTGTCCCCGAGTTTTTACGTCGCCGTCAGGCAAAAGCGGATCAAGCCGAAGCTGCCCGGGTGTCGGCGGAAACTTCTAACGTGGGTGAGCCAACGCCAGTTACAGAAACAGAAACTATTCCTTCTCAGATCGAAGAGCTAACCCCTATGCGGCAAAACTGGTTCACTAATTTGTTCGGTAATCAGGGCGTGGGTATTTCTATGTTTGGCAGCAATAAACGTATTAGCCGCAATCCTCTTACAACGGCAGATCAAATCGTGGGAAACCCATTACGGCGAGATGTTCAAGGGACCAAGGCCGAAGCAGAGGCAGTGGTACGCGCTTTGCATCAAAACATGGTAGATTCCCGGTCGCCACTCAAAAAGCTCAGTCCTAAAGCGTATGATCAGTCGATTGATGCTAACAGGGCCAATAATATTGCCAACACTATTGTCAATGATAAATTTGTCAATCCACAAGGTGAGATTATTGGCTCAAGCTTGAAAGATATTTTCAGCAAAGTGGCCCGGGGTCAAACAAGTAAATTCACAGATTACATTGTTCTACGTCATGCGGTTACACGTATGAAACGTGGTGAACGTGTATATGCCAAAAACCTGAAAATGACACCTGAAAAAGTGGAAAAACAGATTCGTGATTATGATCAAAGGTTTCCTGAATTTAAGCAGTTAGCGGCTGAGTGGGATAAATTCAACGAAAATATGTTGCGTACTTATGGCGTGGAAGAGGGGCTAATGTCAGAAAGTGCGTTTAAAGCTCTTAGAGAGCGCAACCCTAATTACGCTCCAATGCGCCGACAGTTCACGACATCAGAGAAGTTTGCCAGTCCGTTCGCGATGAAACAGACCAATGCCTTTTCAGGGCAGAAAGCTCCTATCAAGGAGGTCAGTCCTACAGGTTCTGTTCGCAACATAGTAGATCCACGCCGATCAGCTATCGAAGCTACAGGGGCATGGGTAAACGCTGCAATGCGTAACCGTGTTATGCAGACGCTGGTGGATGCTGTCCGTAAAGACCCGGATTTGTACATGGGTACGATGGAGATTGTACAGAAACCAGCCGGGCAAAGGTCACTCAAACAGCTTCTTTCTGAAGGTGATGAAGTGGATTATGTTCAGATGCTGAATGAAGACTTTGACAAACTGTTTAACCGTCAACGTCTGGACGAAGACAACGTTGTGCGTGCCATGTTTAAGGGTGAGCCCGTTTACCTTAAAATCAAAGACCCGGAAGCTGTTAAGGCGCTGGCTGGTATGGGGGCCGAACAGTCTAATCTTGTGTTGGACGTTTTCGGTAAGCTAAGTGATGCCACCAAGTATGGCGCTACCGGGGCACTGGCTCCTGTGTTCTCTATTAAAGGTTTCACGATGGACGTTACACAGGCCATGATCCAATCTAAAAATCCGATCAGCCATCTTACAGACCTTGGGCACGCGGTTATCAGTTCTGTGGCAGACACGCTTCCCAAGGGCACACCGGGGTTGGAGGCTATCAGGGCTTTGTCGCAAGAGTTTCGTCGTGCAGGCGGGGAGTATTCGGCAGCATTGCGGGGAGAAAAGCCTTTACGTAAGGGCGTTCGCGCTCTTGATCGTGATCCGTTTCTTTCTCCTAAAGGTATCGTTAAAGGGGCAGGCAAGGTCGCAGCGTCTCCATTCCGCGCCTTGCATAAAGTTGCTGATATCACAGAGAACCTTAACCGGATGGCGGCGTATAAAGGTGAGCTTCGGCGTTTAGGTGGTGAGCGAACTCCGGATAATATCCGTAATGCTATGCGGGAAGCCAGAGAAATCACAACCAATTTCAGCCGACGCGGCGCACAATCTCAAAATCTTGAGAAGCTGATTCCTTATCAAAATGCAGCCGTTCAGGGCGCACGTAAATTCTTTTCCCAGGTTAAAGATCACCCGATCAAAACTATCGGGATGGTGACATTAACGGTGCTGGTTCCAAAGCTGATCGAGTATTCAAAATTCCACGATGACCCGGACTATCAGATCATCCCTGCACGTGACAAGTATAGAAGCTTGTACGTAGGTAAGAACGATGACGGTACGTTCACTAAGATTCCATTGCCGCAGGAGTATGGGGCTATTGGCGGCCTGTTCGTGGACACTTTGGAGAAGGTGAATAACGATAATCCCCGGGCATTTAAGGGGGCGGCAGACGCAGTAGTGAACGCCTATGTACCGCCATTAGTATCCGGTGCGCTCCAGCCTATTACTCAAGGGGGCGGGTTTGAACAAGGATTGTCCGGTACTCTTAATTCAACGGTGCTGGCTCCAGCTGTAGCGGTTATGTCCAATCGCGACTATGCTGGCCGTCCCATTGAGTCGAAGTCGTTTGAAGCCAACTCTCCTGTCAACCGATACGATGAGAGGACTTCAAGTGTGGCTATCAAATTGGGAGAGGTTTTAAATATGTCTCCTAAGAAGGTGGACTATTTGATCCGGGCATACGGTGGAGATCCAGCGCGGCTATTGTTACCATTGACCAGTCAGCAAGGTTCAGGTAATGTCAGAAATACTTTGCTTAAAAACTACATTCTGGACCCGCAGTTCACGAATACACTTTCCACAGATTTCTATGACGGTAAAACCAAATTGCAACAGGCCGCTGCGGATGTTGCAGATGGTAAGAGTCAAATTCCAACGTGGTACAGTGAAGACCTTCGTAAAATGGTTACTTCCAGGGCGAAAGGATCTATTTCAATTCGCCTGTCCGAGCTTACTAATCAGAAAAGAGCACTAGGTAATGATGTATCTCTTTCCTTGACTGAACGAGCTGCACGCCAGAGAGAGATCCAAAAACAGATTAATGAAATTTACATCGACATTAACCAACGTATGGAAGAGGCGGGGGTACCGCTTAAAAGATGATGATCTACTTGCACAAATAGGTGATGCAGGGCGCATTATATGATGCGCTCTTTTTGTTATGGAGAGATTAGAAACGGGGGAAGAACGTGGGAGATACAGAACTTAGCGAGGTGAACGCTGTTGTGGAAGAGACAACGAAGGCCCTAATGGGCATACAAATTCAGCTTGCCCGGATGGAGAAGACTTTGGAGAGCGTACCAGCTATGGCGGCCACTTTGGAAGCTACGCGAGATTTGGCACGGGAAGCAATGCAATCTTCCAAATCGGCACACCATAGGCTGGACAAGATTGAGGATGGCCAAAAGTGGTTATGGCGCACAATCAGTGGGTCAGCTATTGCTGTAGTGATCGGCGCAATCGTCGCCGTACTTAAAATGGGAGGCGTATAAAATGGATTGGAATACTGTATGGTCGCTTATCGATCCGAAATTGTTAATCGTTGTGGCATTGTGTTGGGTGTTGGGCATCATTATTAAAAATACTCCACGCGTGCCAGACTGGAGCATTGTGTATATCGTAACCGCTGTTGCAGTGATCCTGACTATCTGGATGATTGGTTGGGGGCCAAAGGCAGTTATCCAGGGCGTGTTGGCCGGGGCATTTGCTGTCTACGGCAACCAGTTTATCAAGCAGTCCAAACAGATCGGTAATCGAGGTGACGAGTAATGGCACGTAAAATCTCAGAAGCAGGACTCCACCTAATCAAGAATTCCGAAGGGTGCCGTCTGAAAGCATACAAGCCTGTAACTACTGAAACGTATTGGACTATCGGGTGGGGTCACTACGGGCCAGACGTTAAGCAGGGCATGACCATAACACAAGCTGAGGCTGACGCTATGTTGGTGGATGATTTAGCCAAATACGAGGCGTATGTAAACAACCCGTCGTATGTGCCAGTGACGGACAAACTCACACAAAACCAATTTGATGCCTTGGTCAGCTTCTGCTACAACTGTGGAGCTGGTAATTTGCGCAGCCTTTGTAAAGGCCGCACAGTGACGCAGATTGCCGCCAACATCACCAAATACAACAAGGCGGGGGGGGGTAATGTGCTGGCTGGTCTGACACGGCGCAGAGAAGCAGAGCTGTCCTTGTATAACAAACCGGATGCGAAGGACGATGAAAAGATGGAAAAGGCAAATGTAATCGTAAATGGTAAGACTATCGCTGATGTTAAGATGATTAACGGTACGACGTATGTACCATTGCGGGCTGTTGGCGAGGCGTGGGGCGCTACAGTGGAGTGGGATAGTAAGACTAATACGGCTACAGTAAGCAAGTAAAACAAAAGGCCCTGAGCGATTATGCCGGGGCCTTTTTCCATGCTATTTACCTATTAGATATGAAACTGATTTATTAAAAAAATTGAAGGCCAAAATTTTAACTAAGAAAATAAGCAGCGAACAATATATGACTATTTGCAAAGCGTTATCTAAATGTATGGATATGTTGAACATCCCCATAACATTCAGTGAAATGTTTTTAATAATCATTTCTAGCCCCATTAGTACTAAAGTGTTTTTACCTATCTCTGAAAGTATTTTAAAGTCCGAAATTAAATGGCTTACATATAATACTGCTGAAATAATAATTAAGGTTAACGCCAATCTGTAAGCATTATAAATAACATGTCCATCAATATTAATACCATAAGATTTATACCAGTCTGGAGTGAAAGTGAAAATTCCATAAGCGCAAAAAAATAAAAAAGAACCTATAACATGTATGAAATATTTTATTTTTTTCCGTTGTGCCTTAAAATCGAAATTTCGAAGATGACTGAATATATAATCTCCTAGTGCAAAGAATAGTAGATAATTAGGTGTATCGTAGACGTTTAAAAATGATAAATGCTTAAGTAAAACAGTAATTACAGGCACCTTGGCGAATAGGAATATAATCAATGATAGCACTAATATTGCATGTCTGTTTTTTATAATTTTATTTATGAGATAGTAAAATATTGAGACACAAAACAAACTAGCCATGAACCACAACTCTGGAGCGGGATGATCTTTAAACCCTGTGAATATTGATGCGAATTGAGACCACATGACAGGGGAGGTTTCGTCTTTGTAGAAATCAAAAAACAGAATATTCAATACCCCAAAAAACACTAAAGGAACTATTAGCCTTTTTATTTGTTCTTTTAAAAATACCGAAAAGGGTAAGTCCTTATTCTTGCTAAAAAAGAAGCCGGAAATCAAAAAGAAAAGTTGAAGATGGAACAAATAACAGAAAACTTCTAGCCTACGGTCAGGAGTTAAAAAATGACCGCAGAAAACAGCTATTATAGCTATCCCTCTGGCTGTATCAACCCAGTCTAACCTTTTACGTTCTACACGTTCTACACATTCTGACATTACTTAAGTTAGCCCCCGTTGATGTTTGGTATGTTGAAACATATGTATTCTATCAGATCTAGGAATATTTATCCACATAAAAAAGCAAGAGGATTATTCCCCTTGCTCTGTTTGTAGGAGTCCATTGAAGAGTACAATTAAAGGCTTCTTGATGAAGTTACAACTTATATGTAACGTACAGGGTTTTTATTAGTGTAAGTTCGCCTCCATTTGTAAAAAGTTAGCTTGAATATTGAATAACAATTATTTCATCTTCTAAATCCCCTAAGGTTTGGCCACGATAACCCAAATTTGTATAAGCTAAAATTTCTCTCTTATTAACTGGTAGTCGCAACTTAACATTCCTTCCTGGAAAATTAATTCTATTTGTAGAAAAGAAAGATGAAATGAAATTATACGTAACTTTTTGGTGATTTAGATATTGTACTTCTTGTCTACTGTTTAGTACTCGATATGAGTAAATGAATTCATCATCAGGAAATAAACAGTCAAGATAATCTTGTGTTTCTCGATATATTCTTTTTATTTCATCGATTACTGAGCTTTTAACGATATCATAATCAGACCGTTCTTTAATAATGCTTAATTTCTCGTTGTTATAAGGATAGTTATGTGTAAATTTATAGTTAAGGGCCTCGGCAATCCATTCTCCT from Paenibacillus sp. FSL R10-2782 includes the following:
- a CDS encoding LPD38 domain-containing protein, with amino-acid sequence MASRHEQFVQNQRKRASEIRESALNGTLSSQKNTQSRTSRSDQFRNNQANKVELSDVFTPELGLDFLNKAAQEMHRQTQARSVERAKLPDPLRIGPGFIENSTFAQATKGNPKAIQTFKQATGQTIKPLTEYEQRMEEIQNTVNKNPYLKPIQPLAEWGTGLMSNTDTGNFINRAVGTGGSMIVGEQPYYNTTTGNATADNVADIAGTVGGFAGLAFNPAAPGVKGQNLLTGPMAAAEGALATRAGNAAVNAISRQASKLPGVTSAAADRVTRGIATGAATGAIGNTAYGLNLDQSTGEEMLHNATMGAAFGAGGEVVVRGVGAGWRALFKKNGIPDSEVSEILSLPAGRKDARINSATARSVQQAGDEAIANPFTFDLPEGSPQTRRATANAAEGRGEIQQINARLQELESQYGQRVIDEYKYLKQSRDSRGGVTQGQLQRTPEGEVIGRTGRTSQNPLWYQEFHRANGKAPSNKDLYKLAQERVDNGFMDESGRVPSWRETSGFDEQVAAYTAARDNLRAGVQELDPALRVTDQPLVSSQLKQEGSGPRVNESSINNQKTFDINDSAVPEFLRRRQAKADQAEAARVSAETSNVGEPTPVTETETIPSQIEELTPMRQNWFTNLFGNQGVGISMFGSNKRISRNPLTTADQIVGNPLRRDVQGTKAEAEAVVRALHQNMVDSRSPLKKLSPKAYDQSIDANRANNIANTIVNDKFVNPQGEIIGSSLKDIFSKVARGQTSKFTDYIVLRHAVTRMKRGERVYAKNLKMTPEKVEKQIRDYDQRFPEFKQLAAEWDKFNENMLRTYGVEEGLMSESAFKALRERNPNYAPMRRQFTTSEKFASPFAMKQTNAFSGQKAPIKEVSPTGSVRNIVDPRRSAIEATGAWVNAAMRNRVMQTLVDAVRKDPDLYMGTMEIVQKPAGQRSLKQLLSEGDEVDYVQMLNEDFDKLFNRQRLDEDNVVRAMFKGEPVYLKIKDPEAVKALAGMGAEQSNLVLDVFGKLSDATKYGATGALAPVFSIKGFTMDVTQAMIQSKNPISHLTDLGHAVISSVADTLPKGTPGLEAIRALSQEFRRAGGEYSAALRGEKPLRKGVRALDRDPFLSPKGIVKGAGKVAASPFRALHKVADITENLNRMAAYKGELRRLGGERTPDNIRNAMREAREITTNFSRRGAQSQNLEKLIPYQNAAVQGARKFFSQVKDHPIKTIGMVTLTVLVPKLIEYSKFHDDPDYQIIPARDKYRSLYVGKNDDGTFTKIPLPQEYGAIGGLFVDTLEKVNNDNPRAFKGAADAVVNAYVPPLVSGALQPITQGGGFEQGLSGTLNSTVLAPAVAVMSNRDYAGRPIESKSFEANSPVNRYDERTSSVAIKLGEVLNMSPKKVDYLIRAYGGDPARLLLPLTSQQGSGNVRNTLLKNYILDPQFTNTLSTDFYDGKTKLQQAAADVADGKSQIPTWYSEDLRKMVTSRAKGSISIRLSELTNQKRALGNDVSLSLTERAARQREIQKQINEIYIDINQRMEEAGVPLKR
- a CDS encoding hemolysin XhlA family protein, whose product is MGDTELSEVNAVVEETTKALMGIQIQLARMEKTLESVPAMAATLEATRDLAREAMQSSKSAHHRLDKIEDGQKWLWRTISGSAIAVVIGAIVAVLKMGGV
- a CDS encoding phage holin family protein, yielding MDWNTVWSLIDPKLLIVVALCWVLGIIIKNTPRVPDWSIVYIVTAVAVILTIWMIGWGPKAVIQGVLAGAFAVYGNQFIKQSKQIGNRGDE
- a CDS encoding glycoside hydrolase family protein produces the protein MARKISEAGLHLIKNSEGCRLKAYKPVTTETYWTIGWGHYGPDVKQGMTITQAEADAMLVDDLAKYEAYVNNPSYVPVTDKLTQNQFDALVSFCYNCGAGNLRSLCKGRTVTQIAANITKYNKAGGGNVLAGLTRRREAELSLYNKPDAKDDEKMEKANVIVNGKTIADVKMINGTTYVPLRAVGEAWGATVEWDSKTNTATVSK
- a CDS encoding acyltransferase family protein; amino-acid sequence: MSECVERVERKRLDWVDTARGIAIIAVFCGHFLTPDRRLEVFCYLFHLQLFFLISGFFFSKNKDLPFSVFLKEQIKRLIVPLVFFGVLNILFFDFYKDETSPVMWSQFASIFTGFKDHPAPELWFMASLFCVSIFYYLINKIIKNRHAILVLSLIIFLFAKVPVITVLLKHLSFLNVYDTPNYLLFFALGDYIFSHLRNFDFKAQRKKIKYFIHVIGSFLFFCAYGIFTFTPDWYKSYGINIDGHVIYNAYRLALTLIIISAVLYVSHLISDFKILSEIGKNTLVLMGLEMIIKNISLNVMGMFNISIHLDNALQIVIYCSLLIFLVKILAFNFFNKSVSYLIGK